In Brassica napus cultivar Da-Ae chromosome A3, Da-Ae, whole genome shotgun sequence, the sequence TCGTTATTAGCAAAATCGTCCACTCCAATTTTCAAGTGTTCTTCATTAAATTTAGGGATGGGACCGGTCAGATGATTGTATGCCACAGAGAACTGTTTGAGCCGCTGCATTGACACTAGCTCAGGAGGAAGCTGACCAGTGAACTGGTTATGCTGAAGCATAAGAGTGTTCAGAAAGGTAATATTTGATAAACCGGCTGGGATTTTACCGGAGAATTTATTGTAAGAAAGGTCGAGAATTGTAACAGAAGGAATCAAAGAGGCTATATTAGATGGTAAAACTCCAGAGAAGTTGTTCCTAGAAAGATCTAGACCTGTCAAATCCCAACATTGTTTAATCCCGAGAGGAAACTCTCCTTCGAGACCATAACCACCAAGTTTAATGCTCAAAACCCTATTCTCATCATCATGCCAGCAAGTCACACCAGTGAACTTGCAGATAAAACCTGCAGTCTGGTTGCCAAATACCCAGCTCGCTAAATATCCATTAGGATCCTTAACTCCGGAATATATGTTCCTCAAGCAATTTACGTTGGCCTCGTTTGCGTCTGTCAAGCTAGACACCAGCAAGAACCATAGACAAGTTGCAGCTAGGTTTACTAAGGACATTTTTGTGTGGTTGTGCACTTTTTCAATAGAGGATTACAAGAGAGTTGGTTTTAGCAACAAAAGCAAGTGAAGATTGTTAATAGTATAGCCAAAACTTGAGCATGATGAATTATAAAGATTTTCTAAAGTCACAAGTCGTCTCTTGCCGTGTAAAACGGGTTCCACGGAGGAGACTTGAGAATGTTAATCATTCACACAAATTGATTCCTGCTTGTCCCATGGGTTTGAATATTCTAAAACTGTGGAAAATATGTTAATCATGGTGTCCATCGATCAGTGATGACTAGTAAGTATAAGAATCTTCAGGCTTTTGTTATCAGACTTAATTAGTGTAAGAATATTCAAGACTGATACCAGTCATGGATGTTAATAACATCAGCTCTTGCGCCAGCGTATACGTATATAATCAAATCATCACAAACCTTGTCATTATACTACCTTATGTTGATTGTGAGATGGCAAATATGGCTGAAGAAGAATTAAACCAGTAGGTGCGTTCTTAGGCTGGTTCTTCTTCAATGGTAAGAAGGAGAAACAAGGAAAAATAAGACATCGAAGCTGAATTTCTACATTTGGAATTGGAACGCATTTTGTTGATTAGTCCATAAATATCACATTTAGTGTCTGCATCCGTTCATGAGATTCGTGGAAGCAGCTGGTCAATGAATATCACATTTAGTTTCAAAACATCTTAGGTGACCATGCATGTTTTCAAATACGGCAGTGAAATCAATAGCAAGTACGCGTAGAAAAAAATCAAGTGACAAGTTCAACACCAGAAGTCTcctcagagaaaaaaaaaagtctcctCAGGGGTAAAAAGACTCCGTGACAAAAGTAGAGTTCACCTTAGCATGACTATGGCAACCTTATATTTTAGAGCCTTTTCAAGCTTTGAATGGCTCCGTGATGCATGCTTTCTGACACATCAAcgtgaaatatttttattcaatgTACAGGGTTACTTGGATCGATGAGTAACAGAAACACATATAATCATGTGTATCGAAAAAAATATATCAGCTGAATAAGACACTAACTTTCCAAGAAGATGTGATGGGAGAAAGCCAgaaattaaaaggaaaaaagaagataaattgtTTTAACTCATACATGGTGTTCAGATTAAATAGACAACAATATCTTGAGATTAACTTTACTGTTTAGAAGTACTTGTTTAGGTGCTTCCACGAATCTCATGAACGGATGCAGAAACTAAATGTGATATTCATTAACTAATTAAGACATGTGATCCAATTACAAACGTAGAAATTCATCTCCGGTGTCTTATATTTCCTTGTTTCTCCTTCTAATTACCATTGAAGAAGAACCAGCCTAAGAACGCACCTACTGGTGCAAATATAGCCGCACCAATTGCTGCACCCATCTGCCCAAACCGGCTCACTTTTTCTTCCGGGTTAATGCAAAACTCCATAGGCAAACCACACAAATCCGTGTTATTAGCAAAACTCTCCGATCCAAAGTAGGCTTCGTTGAATTTTGGGACAGGACCGATCAAATGATTGTCTGCCACTGAGAACTGTTTGAGCCGCTGAAGTGACGCTAGCTGGGGAGGAAGCTGACCAGTGAACTGGTTATGCTGAAGCATAAGAGTGTTCAGAAAGGTAACATTTAATAAACCTGTTGGGATTTCACCGGAGAATTGATTGTAAGAGAGGTCGAGAGTTGTAACAAATGGAATCAAGGAGGCTATATTAGATGGTAGAGCTCCAGAGAAGTTGTTTCTGGAAAGATCTAGACCTGTCAAAGAAGAACAGTCATTTAAACCCAGAGGAAATTCTCCTTGGAGACCATAACCAGAAAGATAAATTGTCAAAACCCTATCCTCATCCCAGCATTCCACACCAACAAAACTGCATATATAAGTTGCATTCCCGTTGCGAAATACCCAACTTGATAAAGATCGCTTGGGATCTTTAACTTGAGATTTTATGCTCCTCAGGCAATTTACGTTGACCTCGTTTGCGCCTGTGAAGCTTGACACCAGCAAGAACCAGAGACAAGTTGACATGGACATTTTGTTGTTGATGTGaagtaattttattattttctttacgGTGAATTTGTATACAAGTCAGCAAAGTCTCCTCAATGAATACAATAATTTTTactgaaaaaataattaaaacattgcGGAATAAAATGACAGCCGTTGATCTATGTAGCCGCAATGATAAGGACAAGAGTGACGGTGGTTCGCTGTCGGTTTGATTGGACTAAACAACAGCACAGGTCACTTTCGTCACTATACCAACCCTTCACGTTCTTAATTTTCTTTCCACTTCAATTTAAAGAAATAGTTAGTGGTTGGTTGTCTTTTCTCTGATACATCGGATCGGTAGGAGGAGAATCCGacttcattaaaaaataaaaaaaagttttgtaattttgcttttttttaaGAGAGTGTGGCCACTCTGGAGAcaggtcttcttcttcttctgcgtTTATTCCTTTACACTTtcaccatctctctctctcttgatctGAATCCAAAATTGGATTTTGCAATAAATtcaacattgtttttttttgtaatcgaccaacttcatcttcttcgaATCGAGCGTGACGGTGGTGGTCAGCGACGGTAGCTATGTCTTCGAAGACTAAGTAAGACTCTTTATACTCTGTTTCACTCTGTTTCACTCTGTTTTAGTTTCAAGTAGAAGAACAGATCTGCTGTTTGTGTGTTTCAAAGTTACTATTTTTGAGTAATTGTCAATGATGATCGGTTTAGATCTAATTACTTGTGGATTCGTTTTGCGgaaagtttgaattttttgatCGAATTGTCTCTGTTTACTGAGATCAACTTGTGTTTGTTGTTTTGTCGGAATCAgaactagtttgtcggaaacaCCTCCGGGGAAGTCATCTCCCGCAACTCCAAAAGTGGCGAGATTGAGTAGGGCAGCGAATAAATCTGAGACCACTTCTCCAAGTTCACGCCTTTCACTTGATCGTTCTTCACCAAGTTCAAAGTCCTCTACTGAGAGAAGATCACCAAAGGTTCCAACTCCACCTGAGGTAACGTGTTGAGTGGTATTACAGTTCTCTGTAGATTACATTCGTTTCTATTCTAGTCATTTGAGAGTTGTATGTGGTTTGCAGAAAACTCAAGCGCGTGCAGCAGCGAAAGGATCATCAGCAGAGCCAACGCAGACTCGGTTGACTCTGACTCAAATCAAGGAAGATCTCAAGAAAGCAAACGAGAAGATAACTTcattagagaaggagaaagcGAAAGCACTTGACGAACTCAAAGAAGCCAAGAAAGAGTCTCAAGAAGCATCTCTGAAGCTGGACGACGCTTTAAAAGCTCAGAAGAACATCGAGGTTGAGAAGTTCCAAGCTGTTGAGGAAGGGATCGAGGCGGttcagaagaaagaagaagagttgAAGAAAGAACTCGAGAACATCAAGAGCCAACACGCTTCGGTTACACAGGAGCTTCAAAAGGTTAATGAAGAGTTGGCTAAGGCCAATGAGGTTAAGAGCAAGGCTTTGATCCAAGCGGATGATTCTAGTAAGACAGCTCAGCTTCATGCGGAGAAAGTTGAGATGTTATCTTCTGAGTTGACACGGTTGAAAGCTCTGCTTGATTCATCCGAAAGTGAAATGGTTGGTAAGCTAGAAGAGGagattgatgttttgaaaataGATCTTGAGAGAGCGAGAACCTTTGAGGTTGAGGTGAAAGAGCAAGAGATGATCATCAAGAAGCTTAATGTTGATCTTGAAGCTGCAAACAGTTCATCTGAGGAGTGGAAGAGCAAAGCCAAAGAAGTGGAGTCACAGGTAGAAGAAGCTAAGAATCTAGAGAGATGTGCATCTTTATCTTTGGAGTCTGTGATGAAACAACTCGAAGGAAGCAATGATAAGCTGCACGAAACAGAATCCGAACTCACTAACCTCAAGGAGAAGATCATCACGTTGGAGACAACAGTCGCTAGACAGAAGGATGATCTTGAggaatcagaagaagaactGTCAAAGACcaaaaaagaagtagagaagtTAAAGAAGGAGCTTGAAACTGTCGTTGAGGAGAAGAATCGAGCGTTGGACAAGGAGCAAGACGCGTCTTCAAACGTTCAGAGGCTATTAgaacagaagaagaagcttttaTCAGATCTAGAAACCTCaaaggaggaagaggagaagagcAAGAAAGCAATGGAGACTCTAGCTTCTGCTTTACACGAAGTTTCAAGCGAAGGAAGAGAGTTGAAAGAGAAGCTGTTGAGCCAAGGAGGAGACCAAGATTACGAAGCGCAGATAGAAGACTTGAAGCTGGTCATCAAAGCGACGAGCGAGAAGTACGAGACCATGCTTGATGAATCAAGACACGAGATCGATGTTCTTGTGAGCGCGGTGGAGCAGACCAAGAAGCATTTCGAGAGTTCGAAGAAGGAGTGGGAGATGAAGGAAGCTAAGCTTGTGGATCACGTGAGGAAGATGGAGGAGGAAGTGGCTTCGATGAGTAGGTTGGGTGGTTTGTTGAAGAGGACGGAGGAAGAAGCTGATGCGGCTTGGAAGAAGGAAGCGGAGACGAAGGAGAGTTTGaaggaggtggaggaggaggttGTTTATCTTCAGGAGTGTCTCGGGGAAGCGAAAGCTGAAAGCATGAAGCTTAAGGAGAATCTGTTGGAGAAAGAAAGTGAGTTTGAAAGCGTTGTTCATGAGAATGAGGAGCTGAGGGTAAAGGAAGGTGTTGCTTTGAGGAAGATTGAGGAGTTATCAAAGTTACTAGAGGAAGCAAGATTGAGcaaggaggaggtggaggttAGTGAAAGCGAGAAAGAGTATGATTTGTTGCCCAAAGTGGTTGAGTTTTCTTCTGAGAATGGTCATAGAAGTGTGGAAGAAGAAGCTCCACAAGAACATATCATCAGCAATGGCAATGGTGTGGAGGAGAAAGATATGAATGGAAAGCACGAGGAGGCGAAAACAGAgatgaaagagaagaaagaagagtctccagatgatgatgatgacaaagATAACTCAGTTGAAGTTATCTTCAAGATGTGGGAGAGTTGCCAGGTAGAGAAGAAAGAAGCTGTTCCGGACAAGAAAACAGAACTAGAGTCTCCGGAGGAAGAAAAAGATTCAAGAAAGATCGATGAAAGTGATGAAACCTCGACAGAGAAGGTGGATGAAACCGCAGAAGATGAGATTGTGATGGAGAAgaaaatcaagaagaagaagactctaCTTGGTAAagtcttctcaagaagaaagcAGCAGTAAACCTGAAATAACAAACTCTTGGAGGTAAggaaaatcattttaaaagctTATTATATGTAGAAAGGAACATACATAttgattttcattttgatttccatcagtgttttttttttatatatatatctttgttGGTTATTGATTCTTTGCTTCTTTTCGATTGTAACAACGATGTTTCTCAACTTTTGTTGTTAATGTAAAGGCTTGTCTTTTGGTTTAATTAACTTCTGTTTATTTGATTCTGCTTCTGTATTCGCGTTAGGCCTGGCGTTAAAGTATTGGTTCAGTTtggtttattttgattttagatttttcagtTTTCGAAATATATGATCTTTTAGAGTGTTTAAGAAATCATGTTTGGTTTCTattcgattttttggttttgttcggataaaaaagttaaaaaccagCTTAAAATAATTTTGGATTTCTGTTTCGATtcggttttaatttttggttaaCCCTGgataaaaaaatctgaaaatttaggaagatttttggataaaaattcGAGTGATCCagatcattttaaatatttaggaTATAAACTATTCagataattcattttttttggataaatgcAATTCTTAGTTCTATTCCGGTTCAGTTCCGGTTCGATTCcgatatttttatttctaaagatATAGAATCCGTTTACGTTTAGTTTAGAAAATTGATAGGACTCTAACCTAAATCACAtcccgttttttttttattcggttcggttcaattTTTGGGTTCGGGATATATGTGCCACCCCTTATTCGCTTTATGGTTTGCAAAGCGTTTGTCGTCGTCACCTGAATAGCTACGTTTACCACGTGAATACTTCAGTTCCAAAGATCCAAAAGCCCACTAAAAATAACATGGCccacgagaaaaaaaaaacgaagcaTTCATAACCGTCCATCATATGAAAAAGACTTGCACTATCCAACCTTCACACGCTTACACGTGTTAAACATTCTCCATTCGCATCCCCACACGTACTTATATTCCAATCCACACGTGTTCAACATTCTCTTCTCCCCCTCTGTTATTTCATCTTCACAAAGGCGATCCCTTTCGATCTTTCCTCTCCGATTCGCTTTAGATTCTGTATCATCTTTTTCGATCTCATCCACTTCCGTGTAGAATCTCACATTCTCCGGATCCTTAACTCTCAACCCTCGAAGATAGGTTTTGACTCAAATGTTAACCTAAACTCTGTTCCCTCCGAAACAGAGCAACACTCACAAAGATGTCAGATTCAACCCAAGAGAAGAGATACAGAGTCGGATACGCTCTCGCATCCAAGAAGCAACACAGCTTCATCCAGCCTTCGTTGATCGAGCACTCGAGGCAAAGAGGCATTAATCTAATCAAGCTCGATCCAACAAAGCCCTTGCTGGAACATGGGAAGCTCGATTGCGTGATCCACAAGCTTTACGATCTTGACTGGAAACAAAACCTCCACGAGTTTCGCGAGAAGTGCCCTAACGTCCCTGTCGTCGACTCGCCGGAGGATATCGAGAAATTGCACAACAGGGTCTCGATGCTCGAGGTGATCACTCAGCTAAACTTTCCCGTTTCGGAAAGGGAACGTTTTGGCGTCCCGAAGCAGGTCGTTGTGATGGATCCAACCGTTCTGAGctgcggaggaggaggaggagaaggttTGGGGGAGCTTGAGTTTCCGGTGATCGCTAAGCCCTTGGACGCAGACGGGAGCGCGACGTCTCACAAGATGTTCTTGATCTACGATCAAGAAGGGATGAAGATACTTAAAGCACCGATTGTGTTGCAGGAGTTTGTGAATCACGGTGGCGTGATCTTCAAGGTCTATGTTGTTGGAGGTTACGTGAAGTGCGTAAAGAGAAGATCTTTACCTGATATCTCCGAGGAGAAGATCGGGACGTCTAAAGGGTCTTTGCCCTTTTCGCAGATATCGAACTTGACTGCTACTCAGGAGGAGAAGAACAAGGAGTATGGTGAGGATAGGAGCTTGGAGAAAGTGGAGATGCCTCCTTCGAGGTTCTTGGAGGAGTTAGCTAAGGCGATGAGGAGATCGATGGGTTTGAATCTGTTCAACTTTGATGTGATTAGGGATGCGAGAGATGCGGATAGGTATCTGATAATTGATATTAATTACTTTCCTGGTTATGCTAAGATGCCGTGTTATGAGCCTGTGTTGACGGACTTCTTCTGGGACATGGTCACCACAAAGAAGAGTCATGTCTGAGAACTATCTGCCAAGTTGTTAGCGGGAACATGCCTTAGGGAGGGTTTCTACCATTACAGACTATCTCAATCTGCCCTGCTAATTTTCATTTGGATTATTGAACttgtgcttctttttttttttttgttattgttttttcttAGGTGTTATTCTCTTGTTTACTTCCAAGTTTTGGAAAGCCTTGTTCATTGTTTAGATGCATAACTGTTGCTACTATTGAGAAATGAGAATCATTGGATTTCTAAGTTCTGGGCCATTTGCTCTATATTCTTAACTCTTTGGTAGTAGTGTATCTCCATCTCCATGTTCCTTAACAGTCTGCCAAGAATGAGATAGTTGATTGATGAAAGTGTTTACATTGTTTTACCAATGCTAACTTACCTCTTTTGTATCCGTTATTCTTATAAACAACTTAAACTAGAGACATGGAGATGGTTTGCAAAATATGTCTGCATCATATGCTTACTTGTTTCTGCATTGTTGGTACATAGCTAATGCCAAGTATATGGTCCTTGTTTGAGATGATTTGAAGGAGATAATCTATGTGATTTGTCTAAACTTCCGTATGAATCTCTTGGAATC encodes:
- the LOC106441480 gene encoding probably inactive leucine-rich repeat receptor-like protein kinase At5g48380, translated to MSMSTCLWFLLVSSFTGANEVNVNCLRSIKSQVKDPKRSLSSLDLSRNNFSGALPSNIASLIPFVTTLDLSYNQFSGEIPTGLLNVTFLNTLMLQHNQFTGQLPPQLASLQRLKQFSVADNHLIGPVPKFNEAYFGSESFANNTDLCGLPMEFCINPEEKVSRFGQMGAAIGAAIFAPVGAFLGWFFFNGN
- the LOC106432792 gene encoding inositol-tetrakisphosphate 1-kinase 1 — translated: MSDSTQEKRYRVGYALASKKQHSFIQPSLIEHSRQRGINLIKLDPTKPLLEHGKLDCVIHKLYDLDWKQNLHEFREKCPNVPVVDSPEDIEKLHNRVSMLEVITQLNFPVSERERFGVPKQVVVMDPTVLSCGGGGGEGLGELEFPVIAKPLDADGSATSHKMFLIYDQEGMKILKAPIVLQEFVNHGGVIFKVYVVGGYVKCVKRRSLPDISEEKIGTSKGSLPFSQISNLTATQEEKNKEYGEDRSLEKVEMPPSRFLEELAKAMRRSMGLNLFNFDVIRDARDADRYLIIDINYFPGYAKMPCYEPVLTDFFWDMVTTKKSHV
- the LOC106441482 gene encoding probably inactive leucine-rich repeat receptor-like protein kinase At5g48380; translated protein: MSLVNLAATCLWFLLVSSLTDANEANVNCLRNIYSGVKDPNGYLASWVFGNQTAGFICKFTGVTCWHDDENRVLSIKLGGYGLEGEFPLGIKQCWDLTGLDLSRNNFSGVLPSNIASLIPSVTILDLSYNKFSGKIPAGLSNITFLNTLMLQHNQFTGQLPPELVSMQRLKQFSVAYNHLTGPIPKFNEEHLKIGVDDFANNEGLCGRPMDACEPDEDMIRFGKMGAAVGAVLFAPLVAYLRLVCHQW
- the LOC111198580 gene encoding WEB family protein At5g16730, chloroplastic-like, translating into MSSKTKTSLSETPPGKSSPATPKVARLSRAANKSETTSPSSRLSLDRSSPSSKSSTERRSPKVPTPPEKTQARAAAKGSSAEPTQTRLTLTQIKEDLKKANEKITSLEKEKAKALDELKEAKKESQEASLKLDDALKAQKNIEVEKFQAVEEGIEAVQKKEEELKKELENIKSQHASVTQELQKVNEELAKANEVKSKALIQADDSSKTAQLHAEKVEMLSSELTRLKALLDSSESEMVGKLEEEIDVLKIDLERARTFEVEVKEQEMIIKKLNVDLEAANSSSEEWKSKAKEVESQVEEAKNLERCASLSLESVMKQLEGSNDKLHETESELTNLKEKIITLETTVARQKDDLEESEEELSKTKKEVEKLKKELETVVEEKNRALDKEQDASSNVQRLLEQKKKLLSDLETSKEEEEKSKKAMETLASALHEVSSEGRELKEKLLSQGGDQDYEAQIEDLKLVIKATSEKYETMLDESRHEIDVLVSAVEQTKKHFESSKKEWEMKEAKLVDHVRKMEEEVASMSRLGGLLKRTEEEADAAWKKEAETKESLKEVEEEVVYLQECLGEAKAESMKLKENLLEKESEFESVVHENEELRVKEGVALRKIEELSKLLEEARLSKEEVEVSESEKEYDLLPKVVEFSSENGHRSVEEEAPQEHIISNGNGVEEKDMNGKHEEAKTEMKEKKEESPDDDDDKDNSVEVIFKMWESCQVEKKEAVPDKKTELESPEEEKDSRKIDESDETSTEKVDETAEDEIVMEKKIKKKKTLLGKVFSRRKQQ